In [Phormidium] sp. ETS-05, the genomic window GCGGTAAAGGTGTCACAAATGGCGGAAATGGGGTTATCCGTCGGCTCCGGTTTTTAGAAACCATGACAGCGGGAATTTTATCCAGTCATCGAGTGATTCCCCCTTTTGGTTTATGCGGCGGCGGTGACGGTGTTGTAGGGAAAAATTACGTAGTGCGACAGGATGGTAATGTGGAAGAATTGGGCAGCACAGGGACGGTAGAAATGTCTCCCGGTGACACTTTTGTTATCGAAACTCCCGGCGGCGGCGGTTATGGTATAATTGGCGATTAATCGCTAATCCGGTTAATGCCCCCAATAAAACTGGGGGCTGTCGTTTATGATTGCAAATTCGTAATATGTCTAACAAAGAGTTTTTTGACGAGCAGAGGGAACAGTCAAAGGTTAAATCTCGAATAGTCGCTGAATATTTTCCGACTTGGGCAAAAGTCATTATACCTTGGGCAAAGAAGCGTAACAGTAAGATTGCTTATGCCGATTTATTTTGCGGACCAGGACGCTACAAAGATGGTAAAGCCTCTACGCCATTGCTGGTTTTGGAGCGTGCTATCGCCGCCCCAGATATGCGTGAAATGCTAGTCACCATCTTTAATGACAAAGAAACAGAGTACACTGATGCGCTACTAGAACAGATCAACTCTCTGCCTGGAATCGACCAACTAAAAAATCAACCAATAGTGCTGAATATGGAGTTTGGTCAAAAAATTGTTACTGAATTAGACCAAAATAAAATTCTTCTTTATCCAACATTTTATTTTATCGATCCTTTTGGATATAAGGGCTTGTCTCTATCACTAATTGCTTCTTTCATCAAAGGCTGGGGTTCTGAATGCTTGATTTTTTTTAATTACAACCGGATTAATATGGATTTTAAGAAACCAGCCGCTTTCGCAGAATACATAAATTCTCTTTTTGGCACAGAAAGAGCCAATGCCATAAGGAACCAAATTACACATATGTCGGCAGATGATCGTGAGGCAACTATAATGGATGCTATCTGTGCCGCATTAAAGGAAGCAGGTGGAACTTACCTTCTAAAGTTTTTATTTAAAAAAAAGAATCGGACTAGCCATTATTTGATTTTTATTACCAAACATCCCAAAGGCATCTCTATTATGAAAAATATTATGGCAAACGAAAGCTCTGTTTCTTACCAGGGTGTGCCATCTTACGAATACAGTTCAGAGCCGATACAACTTTCCCTATTTGCCTCCCAACCGCTTGACGACCTAGAAAATAAGCTTTTAGAGGATTTTGCCGGTCAGACTTTGAATAAAAAGCAGATTTATGCGCAGCACGATATTGCTAACAACCAATATCGTGAGAAAGATTACAATGAGATTTTGCGTCGGATGGAGGCATCAGGAAAAATCAAAGTTACTTATCCTGGCAAAACACGACCTAAAAATAAATTTGGAAATACATTTGGAGATGATGTTTTGATAACATTTCCAGCAAAATAACCTAATAAAGGTGCTTAAACTGTATTTTTAAGCACCTTTACGTTGATTTTATGCAGTATTTTTGGCGTAATTAGGTTTTACCTGACGGTTACGCCACTTTGACAGGTGTTTTTGCCAAGCTGATGGCATTTCATCCCAAATTTGACCATCGAGCAATTTGCCGCCAGCTTTGGGGGTGACACCGCCTACTTGCTTGAAGAAAAACGCCACATTTGCCGCCTGACATTGGTCGCGAATGCTAGCAGCCCATTCTATCTGCATGGGACGGTGTTTTGGTCCTGACTCACCCCCGACTATTACCCAGTGAATGTCTGTTAAATCCAGTTCTAGGGGTCCTAACAGTGGCTCGCAGGAGAGAAACCGCACGGCTGCAGGTACTTTTCGCAAAGCATCGACTCTCTCAACATAGTTTTGGTTCTCTACGGATACACCCATCCAGATATTTTGATGCCATTGTAATTGAGTGGCAATCTCTGCTAGTCGCTCGTGGCGTTTGGTGAGAATTTGATAGATATGCCAGGGAGTTTTTCCCATGACATCGAATACTTGTTGAATAAACTCAATCGGGACATCTTGGTGTAACAAGTCGCTCATGGAGTTAACAAAGATGCGGCTGGGTTGGCGCCAGTGCAGGGGGTATTCTAAGCGTTCTTGGTGCAGGGTTAAGTTAAAACCATTGGGGAAGTTGGTATGAAAGCGTTTCGTGAGCGCTTCTGCATAGCAATGGGTGCAACCAGGACTAATTTTTGTACATCCTGTGGTCGGGTTCCAGGTGCGGTCTGTCCATTCTATACCGGTGTGATTGCTGGCCATAAAATTACCTTTGACTGTTTATCTGGATAGTTGTCTGGGCATTAGATTGTCGCACATAATGATATGATATCATGGCTTGAATAAATAATCAACCTTATGAAAAATAAAATCAGAAGTGGTGGGGGGCAAAACCCGCAATTATGCCAAGTAGCGCCTGTAGCTGAGTCAGTTGTAAGAGCGGTAAAATTTAATAATTTATTTTGTTTTTGGGCTGGTAATTAAATTCGGTTTATCATATTATATAATTGCCTGTGGCGGCAAAGCCGTGGCTGTCAGGGCTGATTGGGATGCTGAACCATTTGAGCGATCAGGGTGAATCTTGAAATCGAAAAAATGCGACAAGAAAAGACGGGATGGTTGAATGTGGTTAAATTGAACTTGAAACCAGCGCCAGTGATTTTAATGGTTTCGTTATGGTGCTTAGAACCAGTGTTTGCTCAAGAAAATACTCCGGCATTAGGGAAACCTTTAATCTGTCTTGATTGTACAGCACCGGGTTATAATGTTGATTTGGTGCAGGTAAATCAGCCAGAAAGTAGAGTGGTAGATTTATCTCAAATTCCCGCACCAGAAGCGGCGGGGATTTTACGCCGATCGCTCCAACTCGCTGATACCATTACTAACCCCCACCAAAAAGCCCGCTTACTCGCTCAAATCGCCAGCCAATACGGCCAAATCGGCGAAACAATGCCCGCATTAGAAATATTAGCGCGAGCTGTGGAAGTAGCGAATCAGATTGACAACTCCCTAGATAAAGCAGCAAGTTTCAGTCAAATTGCCCAACAATATTACCGGTTAGGAGACAGAGAGCAAGCCGCAAACCTTTTCGCCGCCACTGTGGAGGCTGCAAATGGCATTGAAGATGCCGCCGTGAGGGGCAGTTTGCTGGCAGAAATTGCCCTGAGATACACCGAAATGGGAGAGTATAACGCTGCCGACACGCTGTTATCCCAAAGTGAAGAAGCGATCACGATCGCGATCGCACCCCCTCCCCCTCCCGTGTTATTTCCTTTCGAGCCCATCCCCTTCACCGGGACGATCGGCTTGAGCAGCAATTTATTTTCCGGCAATAAAACCACCAGTATTATCACCTTAGATGCAGATATCGAGCGCAAGTGGCCCAGAGACCAAATCGACATAGGTTTACGTCTTACCAATGATTTAGACGATAGCCGCCAAGAACCCAATAAAGAAATCGAATTTGAAGGCAGGTTTGAGACAGAATACCGCCACCATATGACATCTCGCTGGCAATATTTCGTCAATTATGCTGCTCGGCGAGATACTCTCGAAGATATGAACGTGCGGACTAGCTTTTATACCGGCCCCGGTATGAACTTGTGGCGGGCACCGAATTCCCGCACTTTGGATATGCAGTTAGGTTTAGGGGCGAGATATGAAGACTCCAGCACCCGCAACAATGATTTTGATGTGCCAGTAGCTCAGTTCCGCCTGCGCTACAAAGATATTTATTTCAAAAATTTAAAGTTGCGCCAGTTTTTCACCTTAGAAATCCCCCTTAACGATACCTCTGACTATTATATAGAGTCAAACACCGGTTTGAGCATTCCTATTACCAATGGCTGGTCTTTCAATAATGCTGTTAGATTCCGCTATTCAGCCATCCCGACTCTGGACAATCCCAATGTGCGGGTAAACTGGCAAACGGGGATCGAGTATAATTTTTAATCGTGGCTGTAGGTGGAACGGGAGAAAAGAAACCTCGGTTTTTCTATTCTCCCCTTCCCTTGGCGCACACCGATCGCCTCTATTTGATTTCCCCCCTAACTCTCAGATAACACATAGCTAATAACTGCAACCTGTAGTAATCAGCTCATAGTCATGGCAGAAATGGTTTCACCGCCGCCCCCCACTAGCTCTCAGTCCAAACCTCAGCCTGTGATGCTCCCAGCCAGAGTCCGGCGTTAAGTCGGTCCACCCTCCAGATAGAGGCGCAACCGTCAGTCCCGGCTATGCTATAATCAAAACAACAGCACTAGATTAAAAGTGGCTGTAAATACACATTCCTCGGAGGTTGTCATGCTAAGTATAGAATTAGATCAGGAAACCGAAGCTTATTTAGTGGAAATTTTAGGAAAAGAAAAAACCACCAGCGATGAATTGATTAAACGCTTGGTTAAAGAACGTTGGCTGAGTTTGCAACCCCGCCTAACTATTGTCGAAAGGTTGGGGGGACATCCCGAACATTTGCTAGAAGATGCGCCACCTGATTTATCAGAACGGGCAAATCGGAAAGAAGCTATTTCTAATTATTTGCAAACCAAATATCCTCAATTCGAGCCAACCAAATGACTTATCATCCGATAATTATTGTAGATAGTGGCATTTTAGTAGCTTACTACAGTGCCAAAGATCGCTATCATCAACAGGTACGAGGATTCTTTGAGAGATGTACCAGTAATTTAGTAACTACCACTGCTTGCGTTACTGAAGTGGTATGGCTTTTAAGTCCTAATTGGCGAATACAAAATAAGTTTTTACAGGGAGTTGCCAGGGGAGTTTTTGAACCTATTCCACTGCTACCTAAAGATTTTTTGCGGATTGCTGAACTGAATGAACGGTATGCAAATTTGCCGGGAGATTTTGCAGATTTGTCTCTGATTGCTATTTCTGAAAGGCTGGATATTCCGGCTATTGCTACTTTGGATAGCGATTTTGATGTTTATCGACGGTATAGAAATCAAGCTTTTGAGCGGGTATTTAGACCTGAAGAATGAAGCAGATTTTCTTAGATAAACAGAGTTTATACAGCGCTTTGTAAAATGATCTTGTCCAGATCAAAAGCCCCTCTCCCTTTCTGGGAGAGGGGTTTGGGGTGAGGGAATGTCTCAGATAGACTAGCAAACCGCTGTATATCAGGTCGGGATATGGAATGGTGTTTTTTCTGGCAGCGATCGCATCTCCTTGTGTCCAGAATCTCCCCATCTCCCCTCCGGAGTGCCCCCCATCTCCCCCCACGGCTAGATTTTCACAATTGCCCCTACAACCCACAATTTTAGCTGGGAGCTGGTAGGACGATCGCCCTTGGGGAGGTGAAAATGAGAGGCAACCCCTGAACCACTGGACAATCTTGTTTCACAGTCAGGCACAATTTTAATAATCAAACCCATAAATAAATTAAACACTCACCAGGTAAAAAAATCACCCCAGTTTGAATTATGCTAAAAACATCACATTCAAGGCTGCATCCATGCAAAATTTCTTAGATAATCCTTCAGCCAAATCTTACGCCTGGTTAAACCGCACCAAAATTGTGCGCATCTTAGAAAGTATCCAAGACTTGATCGTTATTTCTTTGTGTATTGGCTTATTCTGTTTCATGGTGTTAGAGTTGCGAGAAATGTTTTTCTCCCTCTTGCCTCCCATCGAATTTCAAGAAGTAACGGCTGATATTCTGTTTTTATTAATCTTAGTTGAGTTATTCCGCTTGCTGATTATTTACTTGCAAGAACAGCGGGTTTCAATTGGCGTGGCGGTGGAAGTTTCTATTGTGTCGGTTTTGCGAGAAGTGATTGTGCGAGGTGTTTTAGAAACCCCTTGGGTGCAAATTCTGGCCACCGGATCATTTTTAATAGTTTTAGCCGGATTGCTCTTAGTGCGTGCCTGGATTCCGCCAACTTTTGAAGGTATCGATCCAGAAAAAATGCTTGCCAATCGTTACAAAAAATCTGTCAAAAGCTCCATGATGGCACCAGAAGAATTCACCCACGACTTAGATTAATCTCAATCTATGCAGAGATAACAGCCACCCGGTCCTAAAAATCGGGGGCTGATTTTTTTGGCCAAACTGGGGCCTCAAAAAATGGCGACTAGGCGCAGGGTAGCAGTTGCAGGATAAATCACACCCCCAAGGTGGTTTTCGTGCGTTCTAGGGGGCAAATTTTCGGGATAATTTTTACAGCTAGCTGTAAAATACCGGCATTTTTGCCCCAGACGCCGTGGGTTGGTCCTTCTCTTGGAGTCAGGAAACCATGAGAATTGGGCAATTTACTTACCCTATATGTGCAACGCCGCAAATTAACGCCGACTTTGTTGCAAAATTGTCGCCCCTACCGCGCAATTTAAGTCCCGGGCAATCACCGGACATTTAGCTTTGAGGAGAAAAAATATATTTTTATTTGTATTGCTGAGACTTTCATAATTTCCTTGACCTTTGGCAATGATTAGATCGGCAGCTTGAAAGCGATCGCGAAATTCTGGGGAACATTCTGATAACACTGTTCCAGGGGCATCAGAACCGTTGTTGATTACCGGGACAAGTTTGGTGATGCCTACGGTTTCAGCATCGGCAATTGTGACATCATTAATAATGGGATTGCCTCTGACTACATAAGTGATTTTTTCCTGGGGTAGTTGTTCGATTAAGAGGCGATCGCAGACAATTTCCCCGGCATTATCTCCTAAATATAAAATCGTATTCGCTTGCTGGATTTCCTGGCGTAATTTTGCCACTACTTCGCGATCGAGGGGAATGGCGATCGATTCTGCCATGACGCGATCGATAGTTTCATCATCCAGATTATGTTTCGCCCCAAAGTCGATAATATTCGCCGCAATTGCCAACCGAATTGCCATTTCTAGGGAATCTTCGGCGGATTTAATTTTTGCTAATAACTGCGGATAAAGACTCAGCATCCGCTGATTGCTATGTTCTTTAATTTCCCGGTAGGGGTCAGGATTGCCGCTTAAATCTCGCAGGATGCGGTGAATTTTAATCGCCATTTCTACCGGAGAGCGATCAAAATTCATGGTACTGACTTCTTGCAATAGTTCTCGCATCACTTTTTCGTGAATTATGGGGTCGTCGCTGACCATTTTCGCCGCAGACAAAGTTTGTTGCAAGAAGCAGGGAATACAATCTAAATAAGTCTTCATGGTAAGATTTTTGTCAATCAAGAAACCGATCAAAAAACCGGGTTTTTTGATGTCACCCGGTTTCTGGTATTTCTAGAATTAATGATGATCGCAGGAATTATCACTGGTGGACAAACTGCTATTAAGATACTGTTTTACCACCGCTTCCGGTTCTAGGGAAGGGCAACCAGCGATCGACTTTACGCCCTTTTCGGCTAACAGGTTTTGCGCTTGAGGACCGATACCTCCTGCTAATACTAAGTTGACCTCCATTTCGCCTAACCACTGAGGTAATACTCCCGGTTCGTGCGGTGGCGGGGTGACGGTTTGGCATTCCAGAATTTGTTTGGTGTCTGGGTCGATCGCAAATAAAGCAAAGACTTCGCAATGGCCGAAATGTGGCGATAAAACCCCTTGAGATACGGGAACAGCAATTTTCATGGTGATTGTCCTATTTTTTGAGTTTGAATGATTATTTTGAGTGCCAATTGATGGTAGATTTATTACCGAAGTCGCGGGATTTTAGGTAGGAGTGATTGGCTTTTTCACCCCGATTATCATCCCTACCATAATATATAGAGGTAATGCCTTAGTCCTGGTATGAGCGATCGCCGATTAATTCAACGATTCGATGAATTGCGCCACTCGTTCCCAGATAGCTTTTACACTAGATGCGGCTTCATTGTCTCCATATTCGACAACACTTAATCCTACAGTTTGAGCCTCTGTTACTGCGGGACTATAGGGAATGCGCCCTACAGGTTGCAATCCCCGTTTCATCGCATAAGCTTCGATTTGTGCCGTTAACTCTAGGTTCAAATCGGCTTTATTAATGCAAACCATTGCGGGAAGTTGAAACCGTTGCAACAAATCCACCACGCGATCGAGGTCGTGGAAGCCACTCGGCGTGGGTTCTGTCACCAACAACACCGCATCTGCCC contains:
- a CDS encoding NifB/NifX family molybdenum-iron cluster-binding protein gives rise to the protein MKIAVPVSQGVLSPHFGHCEVFALFAIDPDTKQILECQTVTPPPHEPGVLPQWLGEMEVNLVLAGGIGPQAQNLLAEKGVKSIAGCPSLEPEAVVKQYLNSSLSTSDNSCDHH
- a CDS encoding DUF89 domain-containing protein, with the protein product MKTYLDCIPCFLQQTLSAAKMVSDDPIIHEKVMRELLQEVSTMNFDRSPVEMAIKIHRILRDLSGNPDPYREIKEHSNQRMLSLYPQLLAKIKSAEDSLEMAIRLAIAANIIDFGAKHNLDDETIDRVMAESIAIPLDREVVAKLRQEIQQANTILYLGDNAGEIVCDRLLIEQLPQEKITYVVRGNPIINDVTIADAETVGITKLVPVINNGSDAPGTVLSECSPEFRDRFQAADLIIAKGQGNYESLSNTNKNIFFLLKAKCPVIARDLNCAVGATILQQSRR
- a CDS encoding type II toxin-antitoxin system VapC family toxin, with the protein product MTYHPIIIVDSGILVAYYSAKDRYHQQVRGFFERCTSNLVTTTACVTEVVWLLSPNWRIQNKFLQGVARGVFEPIPLLPKDFLRIAELNERYANLPGDFADLSLIAISERLDIPAIATLDSDFDVYRRYRNQAFERVFRPEE
- a CDS encoding phosphate-starvation-inducible PsiE family protein, with amino-acid sequence MQNFLDNPSAKSYAWLNRTKIVRILESIQDLIVISLCIGLFCFMVLELREMFFSLLPPIEFQEVTADILFLLILVELFRLLIIYLQEQRVSIGVAVEVSIVSVLREVIVRGVLETPWVQILATGSFLIVLAGLLLVRAWIPPTFEGIDPEKMLANRYKKSVKSSMMAPEEFTHDLD
- a CDS encoding DUF481 domain-containing protein produces the protein MNLEIEKMRQEKTGWLNVVKLNLKPAPVILMVSLWCLEPVFAQENTPALGKPLICLDCTAPGYNVDLVQVNQPESRVVDLSQIPAPEAAGILRRSLQLADTITNPHQKARLLAQIASQYGQIGETMPALEILARAVEVANQIDNSLDKAASFSQIAQQYYRLGDREQAANLFAATVEAANGIEDAAVRGSLLAEIALRYTEMGEYNAADTLLSQSEEAITIAIAPPPPPVLFPFEPIPFTGTIGLSSNLFSGNKTTSIITLDADIERKWPRDQIDIGLRLTNDLDDSRQEPNKEIEFEGRFETEYRHHMTSRWQYFVNYAARRDTLEDMNVRTSFYTGPGMNLWRAPNSRTLDMQLGLGARYEDSSTRNNDFDVPVAQFRLRYKDIYFKNLKLRQFFTLEIPLNDTSDYYIESNTGLSIPITNGWSFNNAVRFRYSAIPTLDNPNVRVNWQTGIEYNF
- a CDS encoding three-Cys-motif partner protein TcmP encodes the protein MSNKEFFDEQREQSKVKSRIVAEYFPTWAKVIIPWAKKRNSKIAYADLFCGPGRYKDGKASTPLLVLERAIAAPDMREMLVTIFNDKETEYTDALLEQINSLPGIDQLKNQPIVLNMEFGQKIVTELDQNKILLYPTFYFIDPFGYKGLSLSLIASFIKGWGSECLIFFNYNRINMDFKKPAAFAEYINSLFGTERANAIRNQITHMSADDREATIMDAICAALKEAGGTYLLKFLFKKKNRTSHYLIFITKHPKGISIMKNIMANESSVSYQGVPSYEYSSEPIQLSLFASQPLDDLENKLLEDFAGQTLNKKQIYAQHDIANNQYREKDYNEILRRMEASGKIKVTYPGKTRPKNKFGNTFGDDVLITFPAK
- a CDS encoding DUF5131 family protein encodes the protein MASNHTGIEWTDRTWNPTTGCTKISPGCTHCYAEALTKRFHTNFPNGFNLTLHQERLEYPLHWRQPSRIFVNSMSDLLHQDVPIEFIQQVFDVMGKTPWHIYQILTKRHERLAEIATQLQWHQNIWMGVSVENQNYVERVDALRKVPAAVRFLSCEPLLGPLELDLTDIHWVIVGGESGPKHRPMQIEWAASIRDQCQAANVAFFFKQVGGVTPKAGGKLLDGQIWDEMPSAWQKHLSKWRNRQVKPNYAKNTA